The following are encoded in a window of Cygnus atratus isolate AKBS03 ecotype Queensland, Australia chromosome 8, CAtr_DNAZoo_HiC_assembly, whole genome shotgun sequence genomic DNA:
- the GLRX2 gene encoding glutaredoxin 2, producing the protein MLPRGAAGLRRGFRMGNSQPVSVGLSSNDAANQIQEIISENCVVIFSKTTCFYCKKAKKLFEHMNVNYTAVELDLNENGSQIQDVLEQMTGGRTVPRVFVNGSFVGGATDTQRLHEEGKLLPLIHQCQLKGKS; encoded by the exons ATGTTGCCGCGGGGGGCGGCAGGGCTGCGCCGGGG CTTTAGGATGGGGAACAGCCAGCCCGTCTCTGTTGGACTGTCTAGCAATGACGCTGCGAATCAAATCCAG GAGATTATTTCAGAGAACTGTGTGGTCATTTTCTCTAAAACAACGTGCTTCTACTGCAAAAAGGCCAAAAAGCTTTTTGAGCACATGAATGTAAATTACACAGCTGTAGAACTGGACTTGAATGAAAACGGAAGCCAGATACAAGACGTTCTTGAACAGATGACTGGTGGCAGAACA GTCCCAAGAGTGTTTGTTAATGGGAGTTTTGTTGGAGGTGCTACAGATACTCAAAGACTTCACGAAGAAGGCAAGCTACTGCCATTGATTCATCAATGtcaactgaaaggaaaatccTGA